The window CAGAAAGTTTATCAAAAGTCCTTAGAAATACTGATAAAGGAAGAGTTATTGGTGCTGATTGCTTTGGTCCAATGGAACTGCAGGGTAAGCAACAAGGTTTCTTTTGGTATGGCATTCATATGATAGAAATGCTTATTACTATTCTAGGCCAAGGTTCAAAGTCGGTGAAGGCCATTACGGACAAAGACTATGACGTTATTACGGGTGTTTGGGAGGATGGGCGTATAGGAACGGTTAGAGGTAATCGAAAAGGAAATACTCAGTTTGGTGCATTGATTCACTTTGAACAAGCTACCGAATATGTCGATATTAATTTAATTCAAAAACCTTATTATGCTAGTTTATTGGAGCAGATTATGGGCTTTTTTCGCGATGGAATTTCGAGGGTTCCTTTAAGTGAAACAAAGGAGGTTATCCGTTTCGTTGAGGCGGCTAATGAAAGTAGTCATTCTGGAAAAATGATAATTATTTAACTCAAAGTGAAAATACTACATGTTTAAGAGTCGAAGTGTTTAGTAGTCGAGTGAAAGCCGATGAAAACTACAGTGATTTTTCCATCGGCATGTAACGTGTTCGTTAACTTTCTTCTTCCTCAATAAAGCTTAGTCGATAAATACGGCGGGGTCTCCCTTTATGGGCTAACTTCTCTTCGCCAATGATAGTAACCAGTTCAGCATCCATCCATTTTAAAAGAATTCGGTTGGCGCTTCTAATGGTTACATTGAGTGTTGAAGCTAATTCTTGAGCTGTATAGTCAATCTTTTTATGCCTGGAAACACGTGCCATTAATTTTGTCATATAGGAGGCTGACATCCCAGCTTTTTCAGCTTTATCTAGTAGATGCGGGTCGGTGATGGCTAAATTATATCTTTCATATTGTTTATGAGTCGTTATATCGACAGGCCCCAAGACACTCCGGTCTTCACGAACAATATAACAAACATTTCCGCCTAAATCTTTTGATTGACGAAGTGCTAATCGTGCGTGATTGCCTGCTTCCGCAGCTGTGCGGCCAAAGCCAACACCAAGACTGATCGTAATGCCTAATTCACTTTTAATGTCTTGTAACAAGGGAATGAATTTATAGCCTCTTGTTTCACGTTCGAAAATACCGCGAGTCGTAATGAAGGAATATTCTTCTCCGCCTAAATTAATCAGATGTCCGTCAAGCAGTTTAATATAATCAAGCAACATTTGTTGGATATTTAATTTCAATAATTGAACATCATGCTCAGAAGAATATTTCTCCGTAACGCCTTTAAAGTTATCGATATTAATTAAACCGAATACAATTTGCGATTCCTTATTTCTTCGTGTATTCGTTGCTAATAGCGCTCGTTCTAATGAAACAATCATATCTTGTTGTGTAGGCGTAACCCATTCATGGGGAATACGGAGAGTTGATAACCGGTTAGCTACGTGCTGAATACCAGTGAGCGCTATTGCATTATGTTTTTGGTAATTGTCCACATGGAATTGGACTACTTCCTCAATGATTATACTTTGTGAAGGATTTTTATAGACAAGGAGTTCATAATTAACTTCTTCAAGTTCTGATAAAATTTGTTCAACATACTTTTCTTCAACTGTATCAATAGATAAGCATTTTAAACTGTAGCCACTTTTAATGATAAATAAGGATCTGTAAAGCCCAGTGCCCATTAATGGCATATGATGCACAGGAATTATAAAATCTATAACTTGCTTGACGATATTGTATGAATGGTATTCTGTAAACATTAAAACTTCGACATCATTCATTAATTCCTTTGTTATTTCCCTGATTTGACTGGTAGGTTCTATAATTTGAAAAACGGGCTTAAAGTTTGGAAACGTTTTCAAAGTTTCACGCGTTTGGTCAATAAGTGCTTTAGATCCGATGATTCCGATATTAATGTCTGAATTGTCTTGTATGTTATTTTTTCTATGCATGAACAGTTCCCTCCTTGTCTCGTGAAAAAGTAATATATTGGGCTAGTGTCTTTTAATCTGATGTTTTGTTTATAATACTTTCTTGTAGTAATTCTGTCAAAGTTGAGAATTTACAGCGCTGATACAAGATAAAAGAGATTCGATATTAAAAGACCTAATAAAGACTTGTCTTTTAATGAAAGTATACATACAATACTATTGAATAGCAATTTAGATATATCTGTTAACTGGTTTGCGTTAAAACAAATAGGGAGTGATGGAATGAGAACGATTGCAGAGCTTGAAGACTTTTTGACGAAACCATCTTCACAATTGATTAATGATCTTAAATTAGTAGAGGGTGATATTTTAATTTTGGGTGTTGGGGGGAAAATGGGACCAACATTAGCGAAAATGACGAAAAGAGCGATTGCTCAAGCCGGTTTGGATAAAAAGGTGATAGGGGTTTCTAGGTTTTCATCGGGCAGTTTGAAAGAAGAGTTAGAGGACTTTGGAATTGAGACAATTGCAGTTGATTTATTAAATGACGAGCAACTACAATCGTTGCCGGATGTTAAAAACATTATTTTAATGGCTGGCAATAAATTTGGAACTGCTGGAAATGAGCATTTTACGTGGGCGATGAATGCCTACTTACCTGGCAGAATTGCAGAGAAATTTAAAAATTCTCGTATTGTCGCATTTTCATCTGGTAATATTTATCCATTAACGAATGTGGTGAGTGGAAATTGTTCTGAGGAGACAGCCGCGAGTCCAATTGGGGAGTATGCCCAATCTTGTTTAG of the Sporosarcina sp. FSL K6-1508 genome contains:
- a CDS encoding NAD-dependent epimerase/dehydratase family protein; this encodes MRTIAELEDFLTKPSSQLINDLKLVEGDILILGVGGKMGPTLAKMTKRAIAQAGLDKKVIGVSRFSSGSLKEELEDFGIETIAVDLLNDEQLQSLPDVKNIILMAGNKFGTAGNEHFTWAMNAYLPGRIAEKFKNSRIVAFSSGNIYPLTNVVSGNCSEETAASPIGEYAQSCLGRERVLTNFSRNNETPMLLFRLNYAIDMRYGVLVEIAEHVLEGNAIDLTMGSVNVIWQGDANEYAVRSLLHCDTPPKIVNVTGPETISVRWLAEEFGMRFEKKPLFVNEEQPTALLNNASKAHQLFGYPKVTLQQMIDMTAEWLTHKGETYNKPTHFQERKGAF
- a CDS encoding Gfo/Idh/MocA family protein; the protein is MEDIVCTLKIGVIGLDTSHVVAFTKLLNDPSERYHVQGGKVVIAFPGGSPDFELSMSRIEGFTRELRDSFDVEIVDSIEEVAHESDAILLESVDGAAHHEQLQKLVAFKKPIFIDKPFSLSSKVAIEMIQLAAGNQTPIMSTSALRYAESLSKVLRNTDKGRVIGADCFGPMELQGKQQGFFWYGIHMIEMLITILGQGSKSVKAITDKDYDVITGVWEDGRIGTVRGNRKGNTQFGALIHFEQATEYVDINLIQKPYYASLLEQIMGFFRDGISRVPLSETKEVIRFVEAANESSHSGKMIII